The following proteins are encoded in a genomic region of Syntrophorhabdaceae bacterium:
- a CDS encoding ExbD/TolR family protein, translating into MSEINIIPLVDVMLVLLIVFMITAPMMQHGLGIDIPNVTAKALPAKEEPQILNITKDQRLILNEKRIEAKDLKGAIQFLFANKDKKEIFLRADKDVPYGFVVRCMGTIREAGVDKVNIVTKPLDRNE; encoded by the coding sequence TTGTCAGAGATCAACATTATTCCCCTCGTTGATGTCATGCTTGTTCTTCTTATTGTGTTTATGATCACCGCGCCCATGATGCAGCACGGGCTCGGTATCGACATTCCCAATGTGACGGCCAAGGCCTTGCCCGCGAAGGAGGAGCCGCAGATCCTTAACATCACAAAGGATCAGAGGCTCATTCTCAACGAGAAGAGGATCGAAGCCAAAGACCTGAAAGGGGCCATACAATTTCTTTTTGCCAACAAGGACAAGAAAGAGATATTCCTGCGCGCTGATAAGGATGTGCCCTATGGTTTTGTCGTCAGGTGCATGGGGACCATCAGGGAAGCTGGCGTCGATAAAGTGAACATAGTAACGAAGCCTCTGGATAGAAATGAGTGA
- a CDS encoding undecaprenyl-diphosphate phosphatase, with protein sequence MTVLQSILMGAVQGITEFLPISSSAHLIAIPWFFEMSQEGINPLTYDIILHFGTLFAVLLIYGKRFARVVVEGLIDFRGGRGADSMLFKLVIATIPAVIAGFLGKDIIESYLRAPFVAAFMLSLVSILMIVSERINIDRSDLTTPIAIAIGVAQAIALVPGTSRSGITITMALLLGLKKSEAVDFSFMLSIPIILGVSLSEMRHVQFQGEGTALYVCGMLSAFVFGAVSLKFLIGYLKKHTLDLFAYYRIALALLILIFSFVSRV encoded by the coding sequence GTGACGGTACTGCAGAGCATCCTTATGGGTGCCGTGCAGGGCATCACGGAATTTCTCCCCATCAGCAGCTCTGCCCACCTGATCGCCATCCCCTGGTTCTTTGAAATGTCCCAGGAGGGCATCAACCCGCTGACGTACGATATCATACTCCATTTCGGCACACTCTTCGCGGTCCTGTTGATCTACGGCAAGAGATTTGCCCGTGTTGTCGTCGAGGGACTCATCGACTTCAGGGGTGGCCGCGGGGCCGATTCCATGCTCTTCAAGCTGGTCATTGCCACCATCCCGGCAGTGATAGCCGGTTTTCTCGGGAAGGACATCATTGAGAGCTACTTGAGGGCCCCTTTCGTAGCGGCCTTCATGCTTTCCCTCGTGTCGATCCTCATGATCGTATCCGAGAGGATCAACATCGACAGAAGCGATCTCACCACGCCCATCGCCATCGCGATCGGTGTCGCTCAGGCCATCGCCCTTGTGCCCGGGACGTCGCGAAGCGGCATCACCATCACTATGGCATTGCTTCTCGGTCTGAAAAAAAGCGAAGCCGTCGATTTTTCTTTCATGCTTTCCATTCCCATCATCCTGGGAGTGTCTCTCTCCGAAATGAGACACGTTCAGTTCCAGGGGGAAGGGACGGCGCTCTATGTCTGCGGCATGCTTTCGGCCTTTGTTTTTGGCGCCGTCAGCCTCAAGTTTCTCATCGGGTATCTGAAGAAACATACCCTTGACCTGTTTGCTTACTATCGCATTGCCCTCGCCCTGCTCATCCTTATCTTCTCCTTCGTCTCCCGTGTTTGA
- a CDS encoding TonB family protein — MSEETWYKFLAVSMALHIIVLGAFSIPIKWGSSRKIDLSSAYSVNLVGSAGSLGGGSGGRKVAAESKPQPKPDKPAPAVKEKKTPPKKLQPIRKEDNAVSISKKKVPPRNKATREEVDRLEERIRNIRKKTDYIDVAKAGSGGSGRGTGSGIGLPGSGGGSGTPLDPAMQKYLLDVYEKIKNAWNVPGMAKKDLETIITIKVRKDGRITDIDIEKRSGNRIYDESILRVLRAVEPLPAIPSSLNTDSLEIGFRFLPGGIS; from the coding sequence ATGAGTGAAGAGACCTGGTACAAGTTTCTTGCTGTTTCCATGGCGCTTCATATCATCGTTTTGGGCGCTTTTTCCATCCCCATAAAATGGGGTTCTTCCAGGAAGATCGATCTGTCGTCGGCATATTCCGTTAATCTCGTCGGCAGCGCGGGCAGTCTGGGAGGCGGATCGGGAGGGCGGAAGGTCGCCGCGGAATCCAAGCCCCAACCGAAGCCGGACAAACCCGCACCCGCTGTCAAGGAAAAGAAGACTCCCCCCAAAAAACTTCAGCCGATCCGGAAAGAGGATAACGCCGTGTCCATTTCGAAGAAAAAGGTTCCCCCGAGGAACAAGGCGACCAGGGAGGAAGTTGACCGTCTCGAAGAGCGGATACGCAACATCAGGAAGAAAACAGACTACATAGACGTCGCAAAGGCCGGATCGGGTGGTTCCGGCAGAGGCACGGGCTCCGGAATAGGTTTGCCCGGCTCCGGCGGCGGTTCCGGTACACCCCTTGACCCTGCGATGCAGAAATACCTTCTCGATGTCTATGAAAAGATAAAGAATGCATGGAATGTCCCCGGCATGGCAAAGAAGGATCTTGAAACGATCATTACGATCAAGGTGAGAAAGGACGGACGCATTACCGACATAGACATTGAAAAACGCTCCGGCAACAGGATATATGACGAGTCCATCCTTCGCGTTCTGAGGGCGGTGGAACCGTTGCCGGCCATCCCGTCGTCCCTCAATACGGATTCCCTGGAGATAGGGTTCCGGTTCCTGCCGGGAGGGATCTCGTGA